One genomic region from Haloterrigena gelatinilytica encodes:
- a CDS encoding ABC transporter substrate-binding protein: MATDANGDEALTRRNYMRYGGAVVGGGLLAGCIGDGDGTAASDGSYTVTMDPMGEVAFDEAPETWMSFLSTYGDMGIALGKADGLRGLWDPSNYPEFVYDYLPGVDVSLDVPKIAGDSGFDKEVFYELECDLHLVDPNWLGVLSDDWTDEDIDEISSQVAPFLGNYIRRRGDEWHDYRYYSLYEAFEIVADAFRESERYDAYRTVHDEMQSTIQSTLPPTDERPTVGLLSANSDFEKGSFYAYPLQSGNNHKQYRDLEMRGAFDDHIDGSYANWDYEQLLEVDPDAIVFQYGLTHVSTEEFEARTETMREDPTGKQLSAVQNDRLYRGGGSYQGPIVNLFQTEAAARQFYPDSFGEWNGLETLRDESLTLFDRQRIADIVNGEI, encoded by the coding sequence ATGGCAACCGACGCCAACGGAGACGAGGCACTGACGCGGCGGAACTACATGAGGTACGGCGGCGCGGTCGTCGGCGGAGGCCTGCTCGCGGGTTGTATCGGCGACGGCGACGGAACAGCCGCATCCGATGGCTCCTACACGGTGACGATGGATCCGATGGGCGAGGTCGCCTTCGACGAGGCTCCGGAGACCTGGATGTCGTTCCTCAGCACGTACGGTGACATGGGAATTGCACTCGGCAAGGCCGACGGGTTACGGGGACTCTGGGACCCGTCGAACTACCCCGAGTTCGTCTACGACTACTTGCCGGGCGTCGACGTCTCCCTCGACGTCCCGAAGATCGCGGGCGACAGCGGGTTCGACAAGGAGGTCTTCTACGAACTCGAGTGTGACCTCCACCTGGTCGATCCGAACTGGCTCGGCGTTCTTTCCGACGACTGGACGGACGAGGACATCGACGAGATCAGTAGTCAAGTCGCCCCCTTCCTGGGGAACTACATCCGGCGACGCGGCGACGAGTGGCACGACTACCGCTACTACTCGCTCTACGAGGCGTTCGAGATCGTGGCCGACGCGTTCCGCGAATCGGAACGGTACGATGCGTACCGAACGGTCCACGACGAGATGCAGTCGACGATCCAGTCGACGCTGCCGCCGACCGACGAACGGCCCACAGTCGGCCTCCTCTCGGCCAACTCCGACTTCGAGAAGGGGTCGTTCTACGCCTACCCGCTCCAGTCGGGCAACAATCACAAACAGTACCGGGACCTCGAGATGCGGGGTGCCTTCGACGACCACATCGACGGGAGTTACGCCAACTGGGACTACGAACAGCTGCTGGAGGTCGACCCCGACGCGATCGTGTTCCAGTACGGGCTTACGCACGTCTCGACCGAGGAGTTCGAGGCCCGAACGGAGACGATGCGCGAAGATCCGACCGGAAAACAGTTGAGCGCCGTGCAGAACGACCGACTCTATCGCGGCGGCGGCTCTTACCAGGGACCGATCGTCAACCTCTTCCAGACCGAGGCCGCGGCGCGACAGTTCTACCCCGATTCGTTCGGCGAGTGGAACGGACTCGAGACGCTGAGAGACGAGTCGCTAACGCTGTTCGACCGCCAGCGTATCGCGGACATCGTCAACGGCGAGATCTAA
- the surE gene encoding 5'/3'-nucleotidase SurE, producing the protein MSDPLEILLTNDDGIDSTGIRALYDALSELGNVTVVAPATDQSACGRSMSHEVDVDDRELGYAVHGTPSDCVVAGLAELGPYPDIVVAGCNEGANLGEYVLGRSGTISAAVEAAFFDVPAIATSMYVPPERGPLSEIDLRPEDFAEATRVTSYLVENALEAGVFEHAAYLNVNVPLPDGDPAPLEVTRPSKRYEMDAERDGDRVHLQDRVWERMDPETLPDPEGTDRRAVVEGRISVSPLTAPHSTNGHDGLSALADAYPGSVDSTER; encoded by the coding sequence ATGAGCGACCCCCTCGAGATCCTGTTGACCAACGACGACGGGATCGACAGCACCGGCATCCGGGCGCTGTACGACGCCCTCTCGGAGCTGGGCAACGTGACCGTCGTCGCCCCCGCGACCGACCAGAGCGCCTGCGGCCGCTCGATGTCCCACGAGGTCGACGTCGACGACCGCGAGCTGGGGTACGCCGTCCACGGCACGCCCTCGGACTGCGTCGTCGCCGGGCTGGCCGAACTCGGCCCGTACCCCGACATCGTCGTCGCCGGCTGTAACGAGGGCGCGAACTTGGGCGAGTACGTTCTCGGGCGCTCGGGAACGATCAGCGCCGCCGTCGAGGCCGCGTTCTTCGACGTCCCCGCCATCGCGACGTCGATGTACGTCCCGCCCGAACGGGGGCCGCTGAGCGAGATCGACCTGCGGCCCGAGGACTTCGCCGAGGCGACGCGCGTGACCTCCTACCTGGTCGAGAACGCACTCGAGGCGGGCGTCTTCGAGCACGCGGCCTACCTCAACGTCAACGTCCCGCTGCCCGACGGCGACCCGGCGCCGCTCGAGGTCACCCGCCCCTCGAAGCGCTACGAGATGGACGCCGAGCGCGACGGCGACCGCGTCCACCTCCAAGACCGCGTCTGGGAGCGCATGGATCCCGAGACGTTGCCCGACCCCGAGGGGACGGACCGCCGCGCGGTCGTCGAGGGTCGGATCAGCGTCTCGCCGCTGACCGCCCCGCACTCGACGAACGGCCACGACGGCCTGTCGGCGCTGGCCGACGCGTACCCGGGATCCGTCGACTCGACGGAGCGATAA
- a CDS encoding helix-turn-helix transcriptional regulator, with the protein MVFNALWTRLSSLWSSGSTDETEDGETTGEESDDSEDETLSYAEEIEYGVDEHDLPDEDKILRLLVKRGGRVDRSTVRQETGWSEDRLEEVIDRMEDEGQVSAITVGRKRVVCRRGFEPKGYRSHLNE; encoded by the coding sequence ATGGTATTCAACGCACTCTGGACCCGGCTTTCGTCGCTCTGGTCGAGCGGTTCGACGGACGAGACGGAAGACGGCGAGACGACGGGCGAGGAATCGGACGACAGCGAGGACGAAACACTGAGCTACGCCGAGGAGATCGAGTACGGGGTCGACGAACACGACCTCCCCGACGAGGACAAAATCCTCAGACTGCTCGTCAAACGCGGCGGTCGCGTCGATCGATCGACCGTCCGCCAGGAGACCGGCTGGTCGGAAGACCGCCTCGAGGAGGTCATCGACCGCATGGAGGACGAGGGGCAAGTCAGCGCGATCACCGTCGGTCGCAAGCGGGTCGTCTGCCGGCGCGGGTTCGAACCGAAGGGGTATCGCTCCCACCTCAACGAGTAA
- a CDS encoding DUF1328 family protein, which yields MLELALLFFVIAIIAGALGAGGVAGLSMAIAKWLVLVFVVLAVVSLLL from the coding sequence ATGTTAGAACTCGCACTGCTGTTCTTCGTGATCGCGATCATCGCCGGTGCGCTCGGTGCGGGCGGCGTCGCGGGACTGTCGATGGCCATCGCGAAGTGGCTCGTGTTAGTGTTCGTCGTCCTCGCGGTCGTCTCGCTGTTGCTGTGA
- a CDS encoding HalOD1 output domain-containing protein encodes MDNRRSRFYRDSPSRRTEDEIIVDVVQALATADRLDLDEVEYTLYEYINPAVLIELAAHDGGRWEFTFEIADHEVTLTSDGRLFVDGVLCRDDLALRRSSSTPAYG; translated from the coding sequence ATGGATAACCGCCGGTCGCGGTTCTACCGGGACTCGCCCTCCCGTCGAACGGAAGACGAGATCATCGTGGACGTCGTCCAGGCGCTGGCCACCGCGGATCGCCTCGATCTGGACGAAGTCGAGTACACGCTCTACGAGTACATCAACCCGGCCGTCCTGATCGAACTCGCCGCTCACGACGGCGGTCGCTGGGAGTTCACGTTCGAAATCGCCGACCACGAAGTGACGCTCACCAGCGACGGTCGGCTCTTCGTCGACGGCGTTCTCTGTCGGGACGATCTGGCGCTTCGGCGTTCCTCGTCGACGCCGGCCTACGGATAA
- a CDS encoding SLC13 family permease: MADRDGARAETETMLPSRQSLGLLAAATVLAVGTMVPPPAAAVTVAGQRALAVFASALVLWLTRPVPYVVSSVLSVALLFALGAVESFDAAATGFTSTLVFFLLLLLLLGDATTSVGLDRRLARRLLTAESTPRRALRSVAGSVLALALVMPSAMARAVTFIPIVKRLAAAFGSGDDGFETGAFLVLGHVNPIASMALMTGGGMALVTSEIIATSVRPITWVDWAVLMLPPTIALYAAATLCASLFAAVDGETTLGAPAGAQLEADGEGPAPEADGDEPPSLTRDQRLVGLVLLGAIAGWIAGSFVGIPTVLPAVAAVVALSLPQVGVITADDIAGVNWGIIFLVGAMLSILDALETTGAIVAIVDALARWIPFAALAQWQLVAALLGLAVGIRILFSTGSAAIVVALPIVLELASVFDVNRLYLALTVLLVVGSTTILPFNTTAVLVSMDRGPLSHRDVASFGLVTMVLAVGVAAASWLVYWPLVG, translated from the coding sequence ATGGCTGATCGGGACGGCGCGCGGGCAGAAACGGAGACGATGCTTCCATCGCGGCAATCCCTGGGGCTGCTCGCGGCCGCTACCGTCCTCGCGGTCGGGACGATGGTTCCCCCGCCGGCGGCGGCGGTGACCGTCGCGGGACAACGCGCGCTGGCGGTCTTCGCGTCGGCGCTCGTCCTGTGGCTGACGCGGCCGGTACCGTACGTCGTCTCGAGCGTCCTCAGCGTCGCGTTACTGTTCGCACTGGGGGCGGTCGAGTCGTTCGACGCGGCCGCGACGGGCTTTACGTCGACGCTCGTGTTCTTCCTGCTTCTCCTGTTGCTGCTCGGCGACGCGACGACGAGCGTCGGTCTCGATCGGCGATTGGCGCGCCGACTGCTGACGGCGGAGAGCACGCCGCGGCGCGCGCTGCGCTCGGTCGCCGGGAGCGTCCTCGCGCTGGCGCTGGTGATGCCGTCGGCGATGGCGCGCGCGGTAACGTTCATCCCGATCGTGAAGCGGCTCGCGGCCGCGTTCGGCTCGGGCGACGACGGCTTCGAAACGGGGGCGTTTCTCGTCCTCGGTCACGTCAACCCGATCGCCTCGATGGCGCTGATGACCGGCGGCGGCATGGCGCTGGTCACCTCCGAGATTATCGCGACCTCGGTGCGGCCGATCACCTGGGTCGACTGGGCCGTGTTGATGCTGCCGCCGACGATCGCCCTGTACGCGGCGGCGACGCTCTGTGCGAGTCTGTTCGCGGCGGTCGACGGCGAGACGACGCTCGGCGCACCCGCCGGGGCGCAACTCGAGGCGGACGGGGAGGGGCCCGCACCCGAGGCCGACGGTGACGAACCGCCCTCGCTGACTCGGGACCAGCGTCTCGTCGGACTCGTCCTCCTGGGCGCCATCGCGGGCTGGATCGCCGGCTCGTTCGTCGGGATCCCCACGGTGCTCCCGGCGGTCGCCGCGGTCGTCGCGCTCTCGCTGCCCCAGGTCGGCGTCATCACGGCCGACGATATCGCCGGGGTGAACTGGGGGATCATCTTCCTCGTCGGCGCGATGTTGTCGATCCTCGACGCGCTGGAGACGACCGGCGCCATCGTGGCGATCGTCGACGCCCTCGCGCGGTGGATCCCGTTCGCGGCGCTCGCCCAGTGGCAGCTCGTCGCGGCGTTGCTCGGCCTCGCCGTCGGGATTCGGATCCTGTTCTCGACCGGCTCGGCGGCGATCGTGGTCGCGCTCCCGATCGTCCTCGAACTCGCGTCCGTCTTCGACGTCAACCGGCTGTATCTGGCGCTGACCGTGTTGCTGGTCGTCGGCTCGACGACGATTCTCCCGTTCAACACGACCGCGGTGCTGGTGTCGATGGATCGCGGACCGCTGTCGCACCGCGACGTCGCCTCCTTTGGCCTCGTGACGATGGTGCTCGCCGTCGGTGTCGCCGCCGCGTCGTGGCTCGTCTACTGGCCGTTAGTGGGCTGA
- a CDS encoding helix-turn-helix domain-containing protein, with the protein MAKLRRELDDVRSIELDNAFYVEDGTWIESLTVTSNAAFDPKAVVEEISGVSLFYDSEIPTASDDLEIRRLTILANESYPFILSLVLRQEAIPNRIVLQNDDFEAVVTTRDWDQFRSMADEVQETLGEFELLSVTQNEDPGEPLDSGRLTEVLVSKLTDEQLAVLETAYENGYFDIPRETSATELADELEIAQSTASERLRTAERTLLELIYGPRE; encoded by the coding sequence ATGGCAAAGCTCCGGCGAGAGCTGGACGACGTCCGGAGCATCGAGCTCGACAACGCGTTCTACGTCGAAGACGGGACGTGGATCGAGTCCCTGACCGTCACGTCGAACGCTGCATTCGATCCGAAAGCCGTCGTCGAGGAGATCTCCGGCGTGTCGCTGTTCTACGACAGCGAGATCCCGACCGCGTCGGACGACCTCGAGATTCGCCGGCTGACGATCCTGGCCAACGAATCGTACCCGTTCATCCTGAGTCTCGTCCTGCGACAGGAGGCGATTCCGAACCGGATCGTCCTCCAGAACGACGATTTCGAGGCCGTGGTGACGACCCGCGACTGGGACCAGTTCCGCTCGATGGCCGACGAAGTTCAGGAGACGCTCGGCGAGTTCGAACTGCTGTCAGTTACACAGAACGAAGATCCCGGCGAACCCCTCGACAGCGGACGGTTGACCGAAGTCCTCGTCTCGAAGCTCACCGACGAGCAGTTGGCGGTCCTCGAGACGGCCTACGAGAACGGCTACTTCGACATCCCGCGAGAGACGTCGGCGACGGAACTCGCCGACGAACTCGAGATCGCACAGTCGACGGCGAGCGAACGACTGCGGACCGCGGAGCGAACCCTCCTCGAACTCATCTACGGTCCGCGGGAGTGA
- a CDS encoding ABC transporter substrate-binding protein: MTEENHDRSGSAGGGRLTRRGYVATAAAALGTSVLAGCSGSRGTSLEPNVPDGVPETVETKYWREWETIDADSPPLEYSATAGAVLDRFPVEFSSEDDPWMREHALMVKRGLDDLGIAVELNDRPLNQLYAQSWETRGLEAIISMSTHGPDPQRGLDPNPLLMRATEGSLSNYDNYYNPELQEVLTEQARTTDREKREELVDRAQELFAEDVGALITLYPNIITAVNTERWSGYVETPGNGPTMDSFVWTEVNLQPETDNRTYVKGVTTSMNSLNLPWAAGGAEANRLTFIYDGLFDATPDLDVVPALATGGDFVDDTTVELTLREGVEWHDGESFTAEDVKFTVELYEEYSSTSQVPFYDPIESVEVLGDHEVRFNLSNPDASFMTQRVVRSVILPEHRWEDVDNPSQHNPDAPVGTGPFQFEDWEQGTRFEATRNEGHWMFDDDWRVDALGDQAERGPGVESVIWINVSNVDALIGSLQSGSIDAIGTTLSTLQADRAANTDGIEKMSVGSYAPLNAKLMFSCPPIRDKEFRVALAKTVDSEGFVEDFLHGQATVPSGENLISSLTQWHNPDTTDYSYDVDEARTVLERAGYTWDDDGNLRFPNGEAWGAFVERIQPENTNERRSELDQPDFS, translated from the coding sequence ATGACCGAAGAAAATCATGATAGATCGGGCTCCGCGGGCGGCGGCCGACTCACGCGACGCGGCTACGTCGCCACGGCCGCCGCGGCGCTCGGGACGAGCGTGCTGGCGGGCTGCAGCGGCAGTCGCGGCACCAGCCTCGAGCCGAACGTGCCCGACGGGGTGCCGGAGACCGTCGAAACGAAGTACTGGCGCGAGTGGGAGACGATCGACGCCGACTCGCCGCCGCTCGAGTACAGCGCGACGGCCGGCGCGGTACTCGATCGGTTCCCCGTCGAGTTCTCGAGCGAGGACGATCCGTGGATGCGCGAACACGCGTTGATGGTCAAGCGAGGGCTCGACGATCTGGGCATCGCCGTCGAACTCAACGACCGTCCGTTGAACCAGCTGTACGCCCAGAGCTGGGAAACGCGCGGACTCGAGGCGATAATCTCGATGAGCACGCACGGGCCCGACCCGCAGCGGGGACTCGATCCGAACCCCCTGTTGATGCGCGCGACCGAGGGATCGCTTTCGAACTACGACAATTACTACAATCCCGAATTACAGGAGGTTCTCACGGAACAGGCCCGGACGACCGATCGAGAGAAGCGCGAGGAACTCGTCGACCGCGCGCAGGAACTGTTCGCCGAAGACGTCGGGGCGCTCATCACGCTGTACCCGAACATCATCACGGCGGTGAACACGGAGCGGTGGAGCGGCTACGTGGAGACCCCGGGTAACGGTCCGACGATGGACTCGTTCGTCTGGACGGAGGTCAACCTCCAGCCCGAGACGGACAACCGGACCTACGTCAAGGGCGTCACCACGTCGATGAACTCGCTGAACCTGCCGTGGGCCGCCGGCGGCGCGGAGGCCAATCGACTCACGTTCATCTACGACGGATTGTTCGACGCGACGCCCGATTTGGACGTGGTCCCCGCACTGGCGACCGGCGGCGATTTCGTCGACGATACGACCGTCGAACTCACGCTGCGCGAGGGCGTCGAGTGGCACGACGGCGAGTCGTTCACCGCCGAGGACGTGAAGTTCACCGTCGAACTCTACGAGGAGTACTCCTCTACGAGCCAGGTGCCGTTCTACGACCCGATCGAGTCCGTCGAGGTACTCGGCGATCACGAGGTCCGGTTCAACCTGTCGAACCCCGACGCCTCGTTCATGACCCAGCGAGTCGTCCGGAGCGTGATCCTCCCCGAACACCGGTGGGAGGACGTCGACAACCCGTCCCAGCACAACCCGGACGCCCCCGTCGGCACCGGCCCCTTCCAGTTCGAAGACTGGGAGCAGGGGACCCGGTTCGAGGCCACGCGCAACGAGGGCCACTGGATGTTCGACGACGACTGGCGGGTCGACGCGCTCGGCGATCAGGCCGAACGCGGGCCCGGCGTCGAAAGCGTCATCTGGATCAACGTGAGCAACGTCGACGCGCTGATCGGCTCGCTCCAGAGCGGGTCGATCGACGCCATCGGGACGACGCTCTCGACCCTGCAGGCCGACCGCGCGGCCAACACCGACGGGATCGAGAAGATGTCCGTCGGTAGTTACGCGCCGCTGAACGCGAAGCTCATGTTCTCCTGTCCGCCGATCCGAGACAAGGAGTTCCGCGTCGCGCTGGCGAAGACGGTCGACTCGGAGGGGTTCGTCGAGGACTTCCTCCACGGGCAGGCGACGGTCCCGTCCGGAGAGAACCTGATCTCGTCGCTTACCCAGTGGCACAACCCCGACACGACCGACTACAGCTACGACGTCGACGAAGCGCGAACCGTCCTCGAGCGAGCGGGCTACACCTGGGACGACGACGGCAACCTGCGCTTCCCCAACGGCGAGGCGTGGGGTGCGTTCGTCGAGCGCATTCAGCCCGAGAACACCAACGAGCGCCGCTCGGAACTCGACCAGCCTGACTTCTCATGA